The following proteins are encoded in a genomic region of Magnolia sinica isolate HGM2019 chromosome 1, MsV1, whole genome shotgun sequence:
- the LOC131239378 gene encoding polyadenylation and cleavage factor homolog 4 isoform X3, with translation MAFTSIQNTWRHGVNLNIQRCLFLQMHETDPSDNARIADFGGKGMERNASSSPKGWSGASPKFHDVQNERGVSSSLQAYGRKPTIGYIEHEFEHAEALLPPQTAARSASLVTGSESKLAPPKSKGLRASSATGIGQTRPLSPRSNGFARDISPGIVERASPSHSGFLSRLGRVNDRDGERSESWEGNWSDGGSQQVETSSPYALRNGYEQRPPRALIDAYGNYRGKDTLQEKLSTVERLDVNGNSKKTNRKWQNIEEEEYDWEDMSPTPADRSRGNDLIASDFRASLKRPNAALLEPEFRSNCHSQAQLSQLGRESMTTKSLSTVTQNGSLPHFEAPYQTREPWNLSHRFSQSSNPYLTPQSRAALQMPFSASGMVPSAGQKISPLDSKLEAEAPVWSFPTIQSRMGYSNPGTSNLAVLSSAAPASTMEKHLAQRPHSPPITQHMRPPLHNSLPPPLVHSLPHRAQFDLLDVNRLSVNHGPNKSLILSRPQFDAADRTSLNSSTLLQFPQQQAGLVSLIRPPSQEHAALPPAPASHLVAQTLNHGPMQGQGSIRNAIFPNPFPGISSSSVTIHSIPGTSFHVPGGALPPLPPGPPPVSSQMGPTSQNTGPIISNHPPGSAFSGLIGSLMAQGLISLTAPAAPQDSVGLEFNSELLKVRHESAINALYAELPRQCTTCGQRFKSQEEHSNHMDWHVTKNRMSKNRKQKPPSRKWFVSAKEWFSGAEALGTDSVPGFLPTEAVVEKREDEETAVPADENQNVCALCGEPFDDFYSDETEEWMYKGAVYLNSQDGYTEVMDRSQLGPIVHAKCRSESTAVPTEDFEQNEEGLNEEGIQRKRMRI, from the exons ATGGCATTCACGTCAATCCAAAATACTTGGAGGCACGGCGTCAATTTGAACATTCAACGGTG TCTGTTTTTGCAGATGCATGAAACTGATCCCAGCGATAATGCACGTATAGCAGATTTTGGAGGAAAGGGAATGGAGAGAAATGCTTCATCGAGCCCCAAAGGATGGTCTGGAGCTTCTCCAAAATTTCAT GATGTTCAAAATGAAAGGGGAGTTTCTTCAAGCCTACAAGCCTATGGGCGAAAACCCACCATTGGATATATTGAGCATGAATTTGAGCATGCTGAGGCGCTGCTGCCTCCACAGACTGCAGCAAGGAGTGCATCTTTAGTAACTGGATCTGAGAGTAAACTTGCTCCTCCAAAAAGTAAAGGTTTAAGGGCTTCATCGGCTACAGGGATCGGGCAGACAAGGCCTTTATCACCACGAAGCAATGGGTTCGCAAGGGATATTTCTCCTGGAATCGTTGAAAGGGCTTCTCCATCTCATTCAGGATTTTTATCTAGACTTGGCAGAGTGAATGACAGGGATGGGGAGAGGAGTGAGTCATGGGAGGGGAACTGGTCTGATGGTGGATCCCAACAAGTTGAAACTTCGAGTCCATATGCCCTTAGAAATGGATATGAGCAGCGACCGCCGAGGGCATTAATTGATGCTTATGGAAATTACAGAGGAAAAGACACCTTACAAGAGAAACTTTCAACGGTTGAACGGCTTGATGTAAATGGAAACAGTAAGAAAACCAACAGAAAATGGCAAAATATTGAAGAAGAAGAGTACGATTGGGAGGATATGAGCCCAACACCAGCAGATCGTAGCAGGGGCAATGATCTTATTGCATCTGATTTCCGGGCCAGTTTAAAGAGACCAAATGCCGCACTTTTGGAACCTGAATTCAGGAGCAACTGTCATAGCCAGGCTCAGCTTTCTCAG CTTGGTCGTGAATCAATGACTACGAAGTCTCTTagtacagtaacccaaaatgggtCATTGCCTCATTTTGAGGCTCCTTATCAAACTCGGGAGCCTTGGAATTTATCACACCGTTTTTCACAATCTTCAAACCCGTATCTTACCCCACAATCAAGAGCAGCTCTACAAATGCCCTTTTCTGCAAGTGGAATGGTTCCATCAGCTGGTCAGAAAATCTCTCCTCTTGATAGCAAACTAGAAGCTGAAGCTCCGGTTTGGAGCTTCCCAACCATTCAGTCGAGGATGGGCTATTCAAACCCTGGCACCTCAAACTTGGCGGTCCTGTCGTCTGCTGCACCAGCATCAACAATGGAGAAGCATTTGGCACAAAGGCCACATTCACCTCCCATCACACAACACATGCGGCCTCCATTGCATAATTCTCTTCCTCCACCTTTGGTCCATAGCCTTCCACACCGTGCACAGTTTGATTTGTTGGATGTTAACAGGTTATCTGTTAATCATGGCCCAAATAAGTCTTTGATTTTGTCTCGGCCACAATTTGATGCTGCTGATAGGACAAGCCTAAATTCTTCAACGTTGCTCCAATTTCCTCAGCAGCAGGCTGGTTTGGTTTCTTTGATTCGGCCACCAAGTCAGGAACATGCTGCTCTTCCTCCTGCCCCAGCATCTCATTTAGTGGCACAAACTCTAAATCATGGACCTATGCAAGGACAGGGTTCCATTCGGAATGCAATCTTTCCCAACCCATTTCCTGGAATATCTTCTTCATCTGTAACGATCCATAGTATACCAGGTACCTCTTTCCATGTACCAGGTGGGGCTTTACCTCCATTACCTCCGGGGCCGCCTCCTGTCTCATcacagatggggcccacatctcaAAATACAGGGCCCATCATCTCTAATCATCCTCCTGGGAGTGCATTTTCGGGTCTGATTGGTTCTCTCATGGCCCAAGGTTTGATCTCATTAACAGCGCCAGCTGCCCCACAG GATTCTGTAGGACTGGAGTTTAATTCAGAACTTCTTAAGGTGCGTCATGAGTCTGCAATAAATGCTTTATATGCTGAGCTTCCACGACAATGCACAACATGTGGACAGCGTTTCAAGTCCCAAGAAGAGCATAGCAATCATATGGATTGGCATGTTACTAAGAATCGTATGTCTAAAAACCGTAAGCAAAAGCCCCCCTCGCGGAAATGGTTCGTAAGTGCCAAAGAATGGTTTAGTGGTGCTGAGGCTTTGGGAACTGATTCTGTTCCTGGCTTTTTGCCAACTGAAGCGGTTGTAGAAAAGAGGGAGGATGAAGAAACGGCTGTTCCTGCAGATGAAAATCAGAATGTGTGTGCACTGTGTGGGGAGCCTTTTGATGATTTTTATAGTGATGAGACTGAGGAGTGGATGTATAAAGGGGCTGTGTACTTGAACTCACAAGATGGATATACAGAAGTCATGGATAGGTCGCAGTTGGGTCCTATCGTGCATGCCAAGTGTAGATCAGAGTCTACTGCAGTTCCTACTGAAGATTTTGAACAAAATGAGGAG